The following are encoded together in the uncultured Desulfovibrio sp. genome:
- a CDS encoding glycosyltransferase family 4 protein, with product MKIVVLGNQARAVANFWTVLMRHMRAGGHDVICMVPAGDPAAEARILAASKPELPAEGGRMPSLRILHYPLDRKGLNPFRDMATFAALYRIFREEQPDLLFASTIKPVIYGCMAARLARVPHIYATITGLGYAFEADSRFKRWINRLSVFLYRQALAGARGIFFQNRDDLRTFQASGILGPSSRVLMVRGTGVDTHHFAVTKLPPLPKGKKKVAPEKREIVFLLVGRLLEAKGLREYAMAARQLKARYPRCRFQLLGPEEQGLGSVSLETVRQWAGDSLEYLGATSDVRPYVTAAHVLVLPSWHEGSPTSIMEGMSMGRPAVVTDAPGCRELVTDGVNGRLCRLRDPQSLAAAMEHFILHPEDIARMGAQGRELACRELDADIVSRRILDDMFVPQAPAQPGASAR from the coding sequence ATGAAAATCGTTGTGCTTGGCAATCAGGCCCGCGCCGTCGCCAATTTCTGGACAGTCCTCATGCGGCATATGCGTGCCGGGGGACATGATGTCATCTGTATGGTGCCCGCCGGAGACCCCGCGGCGGAGGCGCGCATCCTGGCGGCTTCCAAGCCGGAACTGCCGGCGGAAGGTGGACGCATGCCGTCGCTGCGCATCCTGCACTACCCGCTGGACCGCAAGGGTCTCAACCCCTTCCGGGACATGGCCACCTTTGCCGCGCTGTACAGGATATTTCGCGAGGAACAGCCGGACCTGCTCTTTGCCTCCACCATCAAGCCGGTGATCTACGGCTGCATGGCGGCCCGTCTGGCCAGGGTGCCGCATATCTATGCCACCATCACCGGCCTTGGCTATGCCTTTGAGGCGGACAGCCGCTTCAAGCGCTGGATCAACCGCCTGAGCGTCTTTCTGTACCGTCAGGCCCTGGCCGGCGCCAGGGGCATCTTTTTCCAGAACCGGGACGACTTGCGCACCTTTCAGGCGTCCGGCATCCTCGGACCGTCATCCCGTGTGCTCATGGTCCGCGGAACGGGGGTGGATACCCATCACTTTGCCGTTACCAAGCTGCCGCCCCTGCCCAAGGGCAAGAAAAAGGTGGCTCCGGAAAAGCGGGAAATCGTCTTTCTGCTGGTGGGGCGCCTGCTGGAGGCCAAGGGCCTGCGTGAATATGCCATGGCTGCCCGGCAGCTCAAGGCCCGCTATCCCCGCTGCCGTTTTCAGCTGCTGGGACCGGAGGAACAGGGCCTTGGCAGCGTGAGCCTGGAGACCGTGCGCCAGTGGGCCGGGGACAGCCTGGAATATCTGGGCGCCACCAGCGATGTGCGCCCCTATGTGACGGCGGCGCACGTGCTGGTGCTGCCGTCGTGGCACGAGGGCTCGCCCACGTCCATCATGGAGGGCATGAGCATGGGGCGTCCGGCCGTGGTCACGGATGCGCCCGGCTGCCGCGAGCTGGTGACCGATGGCGTCAACGGCCGTCTGTGCCGGCTGCGTGATCCGCAGAGTCTGGCCGCGGCCATGGAGCATTTCATCCTGCATCCCGAAGACATTGCCCGCATGGGCGCGCAGGGCCGCGAACTGGCCTGCCGCGAGCTGGACGCCGACATCGTGTCCCGTCGCATTCTTGATGACATGTTTGTGCCGCAGGCACCGGCCCAGCCGGGCGCGTCCGCCCGTTAA